One part of the Dysidea avara chromosome 10, odDysAvar1.4, whole genome shotgun sequence genome encodes these proteins:
- the LOC136236145 gene encoding uncharacterized protein isoform X2, which produces MAVANPPVEHTIFLDKFAELADTLKVGHVLRYLISDKVIDVDDSQRVNAAITDKDKAIKLLELLNGPIRAGNTDVLSSLVRTMTEHGDNAEKSLAECIKEHLQQCRTALVPRGSDANSDVPDLPARMVNEHFLSLLVQISSALYDPDGDLLKRFKLSLKFYHVSSKGVKIPENLYNSVNNIPDILDNLVNHKYVSVDNVELLEAVFKSSIATEDPQLYHRTQCIITEYRRVTCSISIPSVSFSTLPTQSQYVIVYTRHLAITRKQVEEIEECVFSALSLPKLYAHFCGYEGSSVKLCWTVHENLCDFVLEIPEYDHWMLLNRLCIYMIEIQSSSRQQSIDLQGINYVGCLLLPIDRSGNEWNASLLCVPAGHEEHALQEMINNGNIDPSVWEVDYIPFGFESCAEHDQPMLSLCAPDLTSYGWKLNTYEDYKISKSDIDGIAYMDIFKVTLPQLFIHGSCHNQYILLTRTVPVEQTTAIENLQTMMSSSEGVMYGERFQLEWRFIQQQTSFTASNQEDND; this is translated from the exons ATGGCGGTTGCTAACCCACCTGTTGAACACACCATATTTCTGGATAAGTTTGCCGAGCTAGCTGATACACTAAAAGTTGGTCATGTACTACGATATTTAATAAGTGATAAAGTGATTGATGTTGATGATTCACAACGAGTTAATGCTGCCATCACTGATAAAGACAAGGCCATTAAGCTGTTGGAACTACTGAATGGTCCCATCAGAGCAGGAAACACTGATGTGTTGTCGTCTTTGGTTAGAACAATGACAGAGCATGgtgataatgctgagaaatcaTTAGCTGAATGTATAAAAGAACATCTCCAACAATGCAGAACTGCCTTGGTTCCAAGAG GTAGTGATGCCAATTCAGATGTCCCAGATCTTCCGGCTAGAATGGTAAATGAACATTTTCTCAGCTTGTTAGTGCAAATCAGCAGTGCACTTTATGACCCTGATGGTGACTTACTGAAACGTTTTAAGCTTTCACTAAAGTTTTACCATGTGTCAAGCAAAGGGGTAAAAATACCAGAAAATTTGTATAATTCTGTAAACAACATTCCAGACATATTAGATAACTTGGTTAATCACAAATATGTCTCCGTTGATAATGTGGAGCTACTGGAAGCTGTCTTTAAAAGCAGTATTGCAACAGAGGACCCACAGCTATATCATCGCACCCAGTGCATCATCACAGAGTATAGAAGAGTGACATGCTCTATATCCATCCCATCTGTTTCATTTAGTACACTACCTACTCAGTCACAATATGTCATTGTTTATACAAGACACTTAGCTATTACCAGGAAACAAGTGGAAGAGATTGAAGAGTGTGTGTTTTCAGCTCTATCATTGCCCAAACTGTATGCACACTTCTGCGGATATGAGGGCAGCTCAGTAAAACTCTGTTGGACTGTACATGAAAATTTATGTGATTTTGTGCTTGAAATACCAGAATATGACCACTGGATGTTGCTCAATCGTCTTTGTATATACATGATTGAGATACAGAGCAGTTCTAGGCAGCAATCAATTGATCTACAGGGTATAAATTACGTTGGATGCTTGCTTCTACCAATAGATAGAAGTGGTAATGAATGGAATGCTAGTTTGCTATGTGTTCCAGCAGGACATGAGGAGCATGCACTCCAG GAAATGATTAACAATGGAAATATTGATCCTTCAGTATGGGAAGTGGATTACATTCCCTTTGGGTTTGAATCATGTGCAGAACATGATCAACCCATGTTGTCATTGTGTGCTCCAGATCTCACTTCTTATGGCTGGAAATTGAATACTTATGAAGATTACAAG ATTAGCAAGTCTGATATTGATGGAATTGCTTATATGGACATTTTCAAAGTGACACTTCCTCAGCTGTTCATCCAT GGGAGCTGTCACAACCAGTATATTCTCCTAACGCGTACGGTACCAGTGGAACAAACTACTGCCATTGAAA ACCTGCAgacaatgatgtcatcatcgGAAGGTGTCATGTATGGAGAGCGGTTTCAACTGGAGTGGAGGTTTATCCAACAACAAACTTCCTTTACAGCAAGCAATCAGGAAGATAATGACTAG
- the LOC136236145 gene encoding uncharacterized protein isoform X1, translating into MAVANPPVEHTIFLDKFAELADTLKVGHVLRYLISDKVIDVDDSQRVNAAITDKDKAIKLLELLNGPIRAGNTDVLSSLVRTMTEHGDNAEKSLAECIKEHLQQCRTALVPRGSDANSDVPDLPARMVNEHFLSLLVQISSALYDPDGDLLKRFKLSLKFYHVSSKGVKIPENLYNSVNNIPDILDNLVNHKYVSVDNVELLEAVFKSSIATEDPQLYHRTQCIITEYRRVTCSISIPSVSFSTLPTQSQYVIVYTRHLAITRKQVEEIEECVFSALSLPKLYAHFCGYEGSSVKLCWTVHENLCDFVLEIPEYDHWMLLNRLCIYMIEIQSSSRQQSIDLQGINYVGCLLLPIDRSGNEWNASLLCVPAGHEEHALQEMINNGNIDPSVWEVDYIPFGFESCAEHDQPMLSLCAPDLTSYGWKLNTYEDYKISKSDIDGIAYMDIFKVTLPQLFIHVQALGSGQTFPNCVVRLQGSCHNQYILLTRTVPVEQTTAIENLQTMMSSSEGVMYGERFQLEWRFIQQQTSFTASNQEDND; encoded by the exons ATGGCGGTTGCTAACCCACCTGTTGAACACACCATATTTCTGGATAAGTTTGCCGAGCTAGCTGATACACTAAAAGTTGGTCATGTACTACGATATTTAATAAGTGATAAAGTGATTGATGTTGATGATTCACAACGAGTTAATGCTGCCATCACTGATAAAGACAAGGCCATTAAGCTGTTGGAACTACTGAATGGTCCCATCAGAGCAGGAAACACTGATGTGTTGTCGTCTTTGGTTAGAACAATGACAGAGCATGgtgataatgctgagaaatcaTTAGCTGAATGTATAAAAGAACATCTCCAACAATGCAGAACTGCCTTGGTTCCAAGAG GTAGTGATGCCAATTCAGATGTCCCAGATCTTCCGGCTAGAATGGTAAATGAACATTTTCTCAGCTTGTTAGTGCAAATCAGCAGTGCACTTTATGACCCTGATGGTGACTTACTGAAACGTTTTAAGCTTTCACTAAAGTTTTACCATGTGTCAAGCAAAGGGGTAAAAATACCAGAAAATTTGTATAATTCTGTAAACAACATTCCAGACATATTAGATAACTTGGTTAATCACAAATATGTCTCCGTTGATAATGTGGAGCTACTGGAAGCTGTCTTTAAAAGCAGTATTGCAACAGAGGACCCACAGCTATATCATCGCACCCAGTGCATCATCACAGAGTATAGAAGAGTGACATGCTCTATATCCATCCCATCTGTTTCATTTAGTACACTACCTACTCAGTCACAATATGTCATTGTTTATACAAGACACTTAGCTATTACCAGGAAACAAGTGGAAGAGATTGAAGAGTGTGTGTTTTCAGCTCTATCATTGCCCAAACTGTATGCACACTTCTGCGGATATGAGGGCAGCTCAGTAAAACTCTGTTGGACTGTACATGAAAATTTATGTGATTTTGTGCTTGAAATACCAGAATATGACCACTGGATGTTGCTCAATCGTCTTTGTATATACATGATTGAGATACAGAGCAGTTCTAGGCAGCAATCAATTGATCTACAGGGTATAAATTACGTTGGATGCTTGCTTCTACCAATAGATAGAAGTGGTAATGAATGGAATGCTAGTTTGCTATGTGTTCCAGCAGGACATGAGGAGCATGCACTCCAG GAAATGATTAACAATGGAAATATTGATCCTTCAGTATGGGAAGTGGATTACATTCCCTTTGGGTTTGAATCATGTGCAGAACATGATCAACCCATGTTGTCATTGTGTGCTCCAGATCTCACTTCTTATGGCTGGAAATTGAATACTTATGAAGATTACAAG ATTAGCAAGTCTGATATTGATGGAATTGCTTATATGGACATTTTCAAAGTGACACTTCCTCAGCTGTTCATCCATGTACAGGCATTAGGAAGTGGACAGACATTTCCTAATTGTGTGGTACGATTACAGGGGAGCTGTCACAACCAGTATATTCTCCTAACGCGTACGGTACCAGTGGAACAAACTACTGCCATTGAAA ACCTGCAgacaatgatgtcatcatcgGAAGGTGTCATGTATGGAGAGCGGTTTCAACTGGAGTGGAGGTTTATCCAACAACAAACTTCCTTTACAGCAAGCAATCAGGAAGATAATGACTAG
- the LOC136236144 gene encoding cilia- and flagella-associated protein 206-like isoform X1: MSSVQAESVIKSIIREISTECNSRGVEVSETLIAFTVKAAVLDPDNEFSVDRALTKTDVQHLIQSCVKKLQDSSSPSLDTVKMQVNFDMNYTSRAEFLEEHRRILETRLQPITREITDYRARTREELETLYRKIVSYILLQSGLGSPTDIAVVREATAALQSVFPQTELGTFMIMSKPDKERQLKELTSIVTGIRLFNRNCGKGGEGIDDLPSVLKEAIQTASQTIEAELAKTLQCVFKLTAILLHVISSPHQPPTSPTPLLMKNAIINLRQHQAYIKVLMGDILNCVHQVTQLEKDYDNKMSLLKDTVQSKTAVPTAQVYPLFVSLAKVWGGYQDNVVMLSVLSNLLTGLRPFVKQAIAVGELESLQTLLNEVQVLTDEERITQTTGADFKVDIAKHRKAEFIFPETTQNFDQISIEFKTFCCYCLGAHDRYLLPANTSLGVLHYKGRYFTFSSREAADAFAADPEKYITLVVTAARRSPELINLLCMHHYVASGVSVCVCVCACVYRSHMMTHQCISPQSDSSLIHAPVTKRDSGTQTDTHFMESNIVKSYEWNEWELRRKAIKLTNLRNKITHSTQTDFSHYKRDNTTQVYLPKDNVTQTKRDHGTSVPAPSVYLAGLRGKDIPYDKVDLTLDINTHNTITD; encoded by the exons ATGTCCAGCGTACAGGCAGAGAGTGTTATCAAGAGTATTATAAGAGAGATTAGTACGGAGTGTAACAGTCGAGGAGTAGAAGTGTCGGAGACTTTAATTGCCTTCACCGTAAAAGCTGCAGTACTCGACCCCGACAATGAGTTTAGTGTAGACAGAGCCTTGACCAAGACAGATGTACAGCACCTAATTCAG TCTTGTGTTAAGAAGTTACAAGACTCCAGTTCACCATCACTGGATACAGTGAAGATGCAAGTGAACTTTGACATGAACTACACTTCAAGAG CTGAATTCCTGGAGGAGCACAGAAGGATTCTTGAAACAAGACTTCAACCAATCACAAGAGAGATCACAGACTATCGTGCTAGGACAAGGGAAGAACTAGAAA CATTGTATAGGAAAATTGTGTCCTACATTCTCCTTCAGTCGGGACTTGGTTCTCCAACAGACATTGCTGTAGTCAGGGAAGCTACAG CTGCTCTTCAGAGTGTGTTTCCTCAGACTGAATTGGGGACATTTATGATAATGTCAAAACCAGACAAAGAACGACAACTAAAGGAACTAACTAGTATTGTAACAGGTATAAGACTGTTTAACAGAAATTGTGGTAAAGGTGGTGAAGGGATTGATGATC TGCCGTCTGTACTGAAGGAAGCAATACAAACAGCAAGCCAGACAATAGAGGCTGAACTAGCTAAAACACTACAATGTGTTTTCAAGCTAACTG CTATCCTGCTACATGTGATCAGCTCACCACACCAACCTCCCACCAGCCCCACCCCTTTGCTAATGAAGAATGCCATTATCAACTTACGACAACATCAGGCGTACATCAAAGTATTAATG GGTGACATTTTAAACTGTGTCCATCAAGTAACTCAACTAGAGAAAGACTATGACAATAAGATGAGCCTattaaaggacactgtacaatCTAAAACAGCAGTACCCACTGCACAAGTATAT CCTTTATTTGTGAGCTTGGCCAAGGTGTGGGGTGGTTATCAGGATAACGTCGTGATGTTAAGTGTGTTGAGTAATCTGTTGACTGGACTGAGACCTTTTGTGAAG CAAGCTATTGCAGTGGGGGAACTTGAGTCACTACAGACGTTACTGAATGAAGTACAAGTACTAACTGATGAAGAAAGAATTACTCAA ACCACTGGTGCTGACTTCAAGGTTGATATTGCTAAACACAGAAAAGCAGAGTTCATATTTCCAGAAACCACTCAAAATTTTGACCAAATTTCAATTGAATTTAAG ACCTTCTGTTGTTACTGTCTGGGAGCTCATGATCGCTACCTTCTACCAGCGAACACCTCTCTTGGGGTGCTCCATTACAAGGGCAGATACTTTACTTTCTCTTCGAGAGAAGCAGCAGATGCCTTTGCTGCTGACCCAGAAAA gTACATTACTCTTGTAGTAACAGCAGCTAGGAGATCACCGGAATTAATCAACCTGTTATGTATGCATCACTATGTTGCATCTggggtgagtgtgtgtgtgtgtgtgtgtgcgtgcgtgtacaGGTCACACATGATGACACACCAATGTATCTCTCCACAGTCTGATAGCAGTTTGATACATGCCCCAGTAACAAAAAGGGACAGTGGTACACAGACAGACACTCACTTCATGGAGTCTAACATTGTCAAGTCTTATGAGTGGAATGAATGGGAGCTGAGAAGAAAGGCCATCAAATTG ACCAACCTACGGAACAAGATCACTCATTCAACACAAACTGACTTCAGCCACTACAAGAGAGACAACACCACACAAGTTTACCTCCCCAA GGATAATGTAACACAGACAAAGAGAGATCATGGGACAAGTGTACCAGCTCCCTCAGTTTATCTTGCCGGGCTAAGAGGGAAGGATATTCCTTATGATAAAGTGGACCTCACATTGGATATCAACACTCATAATACAATCACTGACtag
- the LOC136236144 gene encoding cilia- and flagella-associated protein 206-like isoform X2, with protein MSSVQAESVIKSIIREISTECNSRGVEVSETLIAFTVKAAVLDPDNEFSVDRALTKTDVQHLIQSCVKKLQDSSSPSLDTVKMQVNFDMNYTSRAEFLEEHRRILETRLQPITREITDYRARTREELETLYRKIVSYILLQSGLGSPTDIAVVREATAALQSVFPQTELGTFMIMSKPDKERQLKELTSIVTGIRLFNRNCGKGGEGIDDLPSVLKEAIQTASQTIEAELAKTLQCVFKLTAILLHVISSPHQPPTSPTPLLMKNAIINLRQHQAYIKVLMGDILNCVHQVTQLEKDYDNKMSLLKDTVQSKTAVPTAQVYPLFVSLAKVWGGYQDNVVMLSVLSNLLTGLRPFVKQAIAVGELESLQTLLNEVQVLTDEERITQTTGADFKVDIAKHRKAEFIFPETTQNFDQISIEFKTFCCYCLGAHDRYLLPANTSLGVLHYKGRYFTFSSREAADAFAADPEKYITLVVTAARRSPELINLLCMHHYVASGSDSSLIHAPVTKRDSGTQTDTHFMESNIVKSYEWNEWELRRKAIKLTNLRNKITHSTQTDFSHYKRDNTTQVYLPKDNVTQTKRDHGTSVPAPSVYLAGLRGKDIPYDKVDLTLDINTHNTITD; from the exons ATGTCCAGCGTACAGGCAGAGAGTGTTATCAAGAGTATTATAAGAGAGATTAGTACGGAGTGTAACAGTCGAGGAGTAGAAGTGTCGGAGACTTTAATTGCCTTCACCGTAAAAGCTGCAGTACTCGACCCCGACAATGAGTTTAGTGTAGACAGAGCCTTGACCAAGACAGATGTACAGCACCTAATTCAG TCTTGTGTTAAGAAGTTACAAGACTCCAGTTCACCATCACTGGATACAGTGAAGATGCAAGTGAACTTTGACATGAACTACACTTCAAGAG CTGAATTCCTGGAGGAGCACAGAAGGATTCTTGAAACAAGACTTCAACCAATCACAAGAGAGATCACAGACTATCGTGCTAGGACAAGGGAAGAACTAGAAA CATTGTATAGGAAAATTGTGTCCTACATTCTCCTTCAGTCGGGACTTGGTTCTCCAACAGACATTGCTGTAGTCAGGGAAGCTACAG CTGCTCTTCAGAGTGTGTTTCCTCAGACTGAATTGGGGACATTTATGATAATGTCAAAACCAGACAAAGAACGACAACTAAAGGAACTAACTAGTATTGTAACAGGTATAAGACTGTTTAACAGAAATTGTGGTAAAGGTGGTGAAGGGATTGATGATC TGCCGTCTGTACTGAAGGAAGCAATACAAACAGCAAGCCAGACAATAGAGGCTGAACTAGCTAAAACACTACAATGTGTTTTCAAGCTAACTG CTATCCTGCTACATGTGATCAGCTCACCACACCAACCTCCCACCAGCCCCACCCCTTTGCTAATGAAGAATGCCATTATCAACTTACGACAACATCAGGCGTACATCAAAGTATTAATG GGTGACATTTTAAACTGTGTCCATCAAGTAACTCAACTAGAGAAAGACTATGACAATAAGATGAGCCTattaaaggacactgtacaatCTAAAACAGCAGTACCCACTGCACAAGTATAT CCTTTATTTGTGAGCTTGGCCAAGGTGTGGGGTGGTTATCAGGATAACGTCGTGATGTTAAGTGTGTTGAGTAATCTGTTGACTGGACTGAGACCTTTTGTGAAG CAAGCTATTGCAGTGGGGGAACTTGAGTCACTACAGACGTTACTGAATGAAGTACAAGTACTAACTGATGAAGAAAGAATTACTCAA ACCACTGGTGCTGACTTCAAGGTTGATATTGCTAAACACAGAAAAGCAGAGTTCATATTTCCAGAAACCACTCAAAATTTTGACCAAATTTCAATTGAATTTAAG ACCTTCTGTTGTTACTGTCTGGGAGCTCATGATCGCTACCTTCTACCAGCGAACACCTCTCTTGGGGTGCTCCATTACAAGGGCAGATACTTTACTTTCTCTTCGAGAGAAGCAGCAGATGCCTTTGCTGCTGACCCAGAAAA gTACATTACTCTTGTAGTAACAGCAGCTAGGAGATCACCGGAATTAATCAACCTGTTATGTATGCATCACTATGTTGCATCTggg TCTGATAGCAGTTTGATACATGCCCCAGTAACAAAAAGGGACAGTGGTACACAGACAGACACTCACTTCATGGAGTCTAACATTGTCAAGTCTTATGAGTGGAATGAATGGGAGCTGAGAAGAAAGGCCATCAAATTG ACCAACCTACGGAACAAGATCACTCATTCAACACAAACTGACTTCAGCCACTACAAGAGAGACAACACCACACAAGTTTACCTCCCCAA GGATAATGTAACACAGACAAAGAGAGATCATGGGACAAGTGTACCAGCTCCCTCAGTTTATCTTGCCGGGCTAAGAGGGAAGGATATTCCTTATGATAAAGTGGACCTCACATTGGATATCAACACTCATAATACAATCACTGACtag
- the LOC136236157 gene encoding uncharacterized protein, which yields MVAIIATYYLAFIVHSLVGNPRFLAIQDTNGERSFKTGCLATDQHCTAKLEIHVVGMDSTVLSMTTRDVIISHNDKDSNTTYYLRTDPFQESALTETHDLENATMFQMATSPIALSSVKLVRFTDTATNKTLQAVLPEQDDNCVVGDLEMVEEKTDASLFRVYDHFAQNHFAIDPECCV from the exons ATGGTAGCAATTATTGCAACTTATTATTTAGCTTTCATCGTTCATTCGCTAGTTGGGAATCCACGGTTTCTGGCAATTCAGGACACTAATGGTGAAAGGAGTTTCAAGACAGGTTGTCTTGCAACAGATCAGCATTGTACTG CAAAACTAGAGATCCACGTTGTTGGGATGGACTCCACAGTTCTTTCCATGACAACTAGAGATGTTATAATTAGTCACAATGATAAAGATAGTAACACTACTTATTATTTACGGACAGATCCATTTCAAGAGAGTGCACTGACAGAAACACAC GATTTAGAGAATGCAACCATGTTTCAAATGGCCACAAGTCCCATAGCACTGAGCAGTGTTAAGCTAGTGAGGTTCACAGATACTGCCACTAACAAAACACTCCAAGCTGTGCTACCTGAGCAAGACGACAATTGTGTAGTGGGGGATTTAGAAATGGTTGAGGAGAAAACCGATGCCTCACTGTTCAGAGTTTATGACCATTTTGCTCAAAATCACTTTGCCATTGACCCAGAATgttgtgtataa